Proteins encoded together in one Falco peregrinus isolate bFalPer1 chromosome 2, bFalPer1.pri, whole genome shotgun sequence window:
- the ABCC3 gene encoding ATP-binding cassette sub-family C member 3 isoform X2: MEAFCGSRFWDSNLSIHTDNPDLTPCFQNTVLAWIPSIYLWSALPFYLLYLKHNKRGYIVLSVLNRFKTLFGVLLWCVSWADLFYSFHELLQNRTPPPVYFVTPLIVGITVLLATLLIQYERLRGVQSSGVLIIFWFLSVLCAVGPFRSKIMTTTAQGHVNERFRFTTFYIYFALIIIELILSCFKEKPPFFSPVNTDPNPCPELTSGFLSRLTFWWFTSMAILGYKRPLEDKDLWSLNEDDTSKIIVAQLSKEWNKEKAECKQQEDVTYMKKSNHVLNHVGDSPEEAEVLIRDKKHNRKPSFLKALLRTFGPYFLIGSFFKLIQDLLSFVNPQLLSVLISFIKNKDAPAWWGFLIAALMFICAVLQTLILHQHFQYCFVTGMRLRTGITGVIYRKSLVITNSAKRSSTVGEIVNLMSVDAQRFVDLMTFLNMLWSAPLQIFLALYFLWQTLGPSVLAGVAVMVLLIPFNSAIAIKTRAYQVEQMRYKDSRIKLMNEILGGIKVLKLYAWEPSFSEKVLEIRKNELRVLKKSAYLNSLSTFAWISAPFLVALTTFAVYVSVDEKNILDAEKAFVSLSLFNILKFPLNMLPQVISNIAQTSVSLKRIQQFLSHDELDPNCVETKVIAPGHAISVTNGTFSWGKELKPSLKDLFPPQYKSVGPQRCFGCHCGPCWLWEVFSGVCSSG, encoded by the exons GATTCAAATCTTTCAATACACACTGATAATCCAGACCTGACACCGTGTTTCCAGAATACCGTCCTAGCATGGATCCCCAGCATTTATCTATGGAGTGCATTACCCTTCTATCTTCTCTACCTAAAGCACAACAAAAGAGGGTACATTGTGCTTTCTGTGTTGAACAGATTCAAGACG CTGTTTGGTGTCCTGCTGTGGTGTGTGAGCTGGGCAGATCTCTTCTACTCTTTCCACGAGCTCCTGCAAAACAGAACACCTCCACCAGTCTATTTCGTAACTCCGTTGATCGTTGGCATCACTGTG CTGTTAGCTACATTGCTTATTCAGTACGAAAGGCTGAGAGGAGTTCAGTCCTCTGGAGTGCTCATTATCTTCTGGTTTTTGTCTGTGCTCTGTGCCGTGGGGCCTTTCCGGTCTAAGATCATGACTACAACAGCACAG gGCCATGTAAATGAAAGGTTCAGGTTTACCACTTTTTACATCTACTTTGCTTTGATAATCATTGAGTTGATTCTTTcgtgttttaaagaaaagcctccatttttttcccctgttaatACAGATCCT AATCCATGCCCAGAGCTAACTTCAGGCTTCCTGTCAAGATTGACATTTTGGTGGTTTACAAG CATGGCAATTCTTGGGTACAAAAGGCCCCTTGAAGATAAAGACTTGTGGTCACTGAATGAAGATGATACTTCAAAAATTATTGTGGCACAGCTAAGTAAAGAgtggaacaaagaaaaagcagaatgcaAACA GCAAGAAGATGTGACATATATGAAGAAATCTAACCATGTGCTGAATCACGTTGGTGACAGTCCAGAGGAAGCAGAAGTTCTGATCAGAGAcaaaaagcacaacagaaagCCTTCCTTTCTCAAAGCTTTGCTGAGGACCTTTGGGCCGTACTTCTTAATCGGTTCCTTCTTCAAGCTAATACAAGACCTGCTTTCTTTTGTCAACCCTCAGCTGTTAAG tgtATTAATCAGCTTCATTAAGAACAAAGATGCCCCAGCCTGGTGGGGATTTTTAATTGCGGCTTTGATGTTtatctgtgctgtgctgcagacacTCATACTTCATCAGCATTTCCAGTACTGCTTTGTTACTGGGATGAGGCTGAGAACTGGGATCACTGGAGTGATATACCGAAAG TCCTTAGTCATCACAAACTCAGCAAAGCGCTCATCTACTGTTGGAGAAATTGTCAACTTGATGTCAGTGGATGCCCAACGTTTCGTGGACCTTATGACTTTCCTGAACATGTTGTGGTCTGCACCACTCCAGATATTTCTAGCTTTGTATTTCCTCTGGCAG ACTTTAGGGCCTTCTGTGCTGGCAGGAGTTGCCGTGATGGTTTTACTTATCCCATTTAACTCTGCAATAGCAATAAAAACCAGAGCGTACCAG GTGGAACAAATGCGATATAAAGACTCCCGCATTAAATTAATGAATGAGATTCTGGGTGGTATAAAGGTGCTGAAGCTGTATGCCTGGGAAccatcattttcagaaaaagtgtTGGAGATACGAAAGAATGAGCTGCGAGTTTTGAAAAAATCTGCCTATCTCAATTCTTTGTCCACCTTTGCATGGATCAGTGCGCCATTCCTG GTAGCATTGACAACATTTGCTGTGTACGTGTCGGTGGATGAGAAGAACATCCTGGATGCAGAAAAGGCTTTTGTCTCCCTCTCCTTGTTTAATATCTTAAAGTTTCCCCTCAATATGCTTCCACAAGTCATTAGCAACATTGCGCAG ACAAGTGTTTCCTTAAAGAGAATTCAGCAGTTCCTGAGTCATGATGAACTTGATCCAAACTGTGTGGAAACAAAAGTGATTGCACCAG